In Acidobacteriota bacterium, one DNA window encodes the following:
- a CDS encoding PD40 domain-containing protein yields MNALEATAFAFSPDGTQLAYVAREPKGGRRVWLRALSDFEGRPLAGTEGASSVFWSPDGLALGFFAGSKLKRVDLPAGAPVSICEAAGGGGKSGTWGTGGDILYANVQGDAIYRVPASGGTPSVVLKPDAAAGEERVVWPWYLPDGRRFLFYSRFKDTGRVMLAEPGKPPRLVLAAASTVQYVDPGYLAFVKEGSLLAQRFDPRSGTLSGVPFSVAERVRYFMSTASGSFATSRGGSLAYQVHDDVHRLVWFDRSGREVGTVGVPAKHHDVRVSRDGRPILFDRAVEDLGTYDVWSFDAGRNVETRVTSTPDSEFSPLWLPGGKGLLYSAVRGSNPRLVRRDLATGHEEVVLPEGGFQIAGDISPDGKTLVYFARAAKGSFDMWEVGLEGAGSPRLLLEGTSLGTIVRFSPDGRFLAFTSGEAGQPEAYVMPYPGPGEKTRVSSEGASGVRWSRDGSELLYLTRDLHLMSVPVRTSPSLHLGVPKSLFQVKGRSGGWLAFEVSTDGTRFLAITTESVADERPLNVVVNWPAEAPK; encoded by the coding sequence GTGAACGCTCTCGAGGCGACGGCGTTCGCGTTTTCGCCGGACGGGACGCAGCTTGCCTACGTCGCGAGGGAGCCGAAGGGTGGGCGCCGTGTTTGGCTTCGGGCCTTGTCCGACTTCGAGGGCCGGCCGCTTGCGGGCACGGAGGGGGCTTCGTCGGTGTTCTGGTCGCCGGACGGACTCGCGCTCGGGTTCTTCGCCGGAAGCAAGCTGAAGCGCGTCGATCTTCCGGCAGGTGCGCCGGTCTCGATCTGCGAGGCCGCCGGCGGAGGAGGCAAGTCGGGTACGTGGGGGACTGGAGGCGACATCCTCTACGCGAATGTTCAGGGCGACGCGATTTACCGGGTCCCGGCATCCGGCGGGACGCCGAGCGTCGTCCTGAAGCCTGACGCGGCGGCAGGCGAGGAGCGGGTGGTCTGGCCCTGGTACCTGCCGGACGGCAGGAGGTTCCTTTTCTATTCGCGCTTCAAGGACACGGGAAGAGTCATGCTGGCCGAGCCGGGGAAGCCCCCCAGACTCGTGCTGGCGGCCGCGTCGACGGTCCAGTACGTGGATCCGGGCTATCTCGCCTTCGTGAAAGAGGGGAGTCTCCTCGCCCAGCGCTTCGACCCGCGGAGCGGGACGTTGTCCGGTGTTCCGTTCTCGGTCGCCGAGCGGGTCCGGTACTTCATGTCGACCGCTTCCGGCTCGTTCGCGACGTCGCGCGGTGGCTCGCTCGCGTACCAGGTCCACGACGACGTCCATCGCCTCGTCTGGTTCGACCGCTCAGGCCGCGAGGTCGGGACGGTCGGTGTGCCCGCGAAGCACCACGACGTCCGGGTCTCCCGCGACGGCCGCCCGATTCTCTTCGACCGCGCCGTGGAGGATCTCGGGACCTACGACGTCTGGTCTTTCGACGCCGGGCGAAACGTGGAAACTCGTGTGACGTCCACGCCGGACAGCGAGTTTTCGCCCCTCTGGCTGCCCGGGGGGAAGGGCCTCCTCTACTCGGCCGTCCGGGGGTCGAATCCGCGCCTCGTGCGCCGGGACCTCGCGACGGGACACGAGGAGGTCGTGCTCCCGGAGGGCGGCTTTCAGATAGCCGGCGACATCTCGCCCGACGGGAAGACGCTCGTCTACTTCGCGAGAGCCGCGAAGGGCTCCTTCGACATGTGGGAGGTCGGGCTCGAGGGCGCCGGCTCGCCCCGCCTGCTCCTCGAAGGGACTTCACTGGGTACGATCGTGCGGTTTTCTCCCGACGGTCGCTTTCTCGCGTTCACGTCCGGTGAGGCGGGGCAGCCCGAGGCCTACGTGATGCCGTACCCGGGGCCCGGGGAGAAGACCCGCGTTTCGTCGGAAGGCGCGAGCGGAGTGCGCTGGAGCCGGGACGGAAGCGAACTCCTCTATCTGACCCGTGATCTGCACCTCATGTCGGTGCCGGTTCGGACGTCTCCGTCGCTCCATCTGGGCGTTCCGAAGTCCCTCTTCCAGGTCAAGGGCCGTTCCGGCGGCTGGCTGGCCTTCGAGGTTTCGACGGACGGGACGCGGTTCCTCGCCATCACGACGGAATCGGTCGCCGACGAGCGTCCCCTGAACGTCGTCGTGAACTGGCCGGCCGAGGCTCCGAAGTAG